One genomic window of Azospirillum sp. TSH100 includes the following:
- a CDS encoding CoxG family protein — protein sequence MDITGIHSVPGPRDRVFAALCDPAVLMRCIPVLEEMERLSATDYAARVRTTLGPMKARFSGRLRLEPEDGAHRYRLIAQGSGGLAGAVKGEALVVLEEEDGRTRLTYSLSVALGGAVGRLAVKLVQAKTDRVLANFFERFADEVDARIE from the coding sequence ATGGATATCACCGGCATCCACAGCGTTCCCGGACCGCGCGACCGCGTGTTCGCGGCACTCTGCGACCCGGCGGTGCTGATGCGCTGCATCCCCGTGCTGGAAGAGATGGAACGCCTGTCGGCCACTGACTATGCCGCGCGGGTGCGCACCACTCTCGGCCCGATGAAGGCGCGTTTTTCCGGCCGGCTGCGGTTGGAGCCGGAGGATGGCGCCCACCGCTACCGGTTGATCGCCCAGGGCAGTGGCGGGCTGGCCGGCGCGGTGAAGGGCGAGGCCCTGGTTGTGCTGGAGGAGGAGGACGGTCGCACCCGGCTGACCTACAGCCTGTCGGTGGCGCTGGGCGGGGCCGTCGGGCGGCTGGCGGTGAAGCTGGTGCAGGCCAAGACCGACCGCGTGCTCGCCAACTTCTTTGAACGCTTCGCTGACGAGGTCGACGCCCGCATCGAGTGA
- a CDS encoding secondary thiamine-phosphate synthase enzyme YjbQ has translation MRQAATTLTVPTRGAGLVEVTAPVRRWVTDQGMETGLLTVFCRHTSASLTIQENADPDVQADLLRFFRRLVAEDPSLYAHTTEGPDDMPAHIRSALTGVSLSIPLMEGEPALGTWQGIYLFEHRARPHRREIALHLIGE, from the coding sequence ATGCGACAAGCCGCCACGACGCTGACCGTCCCCACCCGCGGCGCCGGGCTGGTCGAGGTGACCGCCCCGGTGCGGCGCTGGGTGACGGATCAGGGAATGGAGACCGGGCTGCTGACGGTGTTCTGCCGCCACACCTCGGCATCGCTGACCATCCAGGAGAATGCCGACCCCGATGTGCAGGCAGACCTGCTGCGCTTCTTCCGCCGTCTGGTTGCGGAGGATCCGTCGCTCTATGCCCACACCACCGAGGGACCGGACGACATGCCAGCGCACATCCGCTCGGCCCTTACCGGCGTCAGTCTGTCGATTCCGCTGATGGAGGGGGAGCCGGCGCTGGGCACCTGGCAGGGGATCTACCTGTTCGAGCACCGCGCCCGGCCGCACCGGCGCGAGATTGCGCTGCATCTGATCGGGGAGTAG
- a CDS encoding DegQ family serine endoprotease, producing the protein MTTLPPANSQSKPQREIGRSGRLRRTVAALLLGSTVLTAPALAGWAASQAQQNATAPAVSPAVSMVQDTPASFADLAAKVSPAVVNIAATQEAKAETRTQRGPAIPGFPPGTPFEEFFRQFQDQMGRNGGPNGGPDGDQDQDQGPRGKTGALGSGFIIDPAGYVVTNNHVIDGASEITVTLQDGTAMPAKLIGRDAKTDLALLKVKSDKPLPSVDWADSDKTRVGDWVMAVGNPFGLGGTVTKGIVSARGRDIHSGPYDDYFQLDAAINRGNSGGPTFDLSGRVIGINTAIYSPNGGSVGIGFAIPSNLAKEVVAQLKENGKVERGWLGVKIQEVTPDIADSVGLPGAKGALVAEVTADSPAQRAGLHQGDVVLSYAGKPVNNLRDLTRHVADTKAGDTVELKILRDGREKTVPVRIDRLSEQQQMASADSDTGKGSAEHEEVAPVKGLKLAPLDRAARKRLGIGEDVQGVVVTGLSSSVDVPVRPGDVIERVGDTEVKSPADVRRQVTEAEKAGQKALLMLINRQGNESFVALKLKA; encoded by the coding sequence ATGACCACCCTTCCTCCCGCCAATTCGCAGTCGAAGCCCCAGCGCGAGATCGGGCGTTCGGGTCGCCTCCGCCGGACCGTCGCCGCCCTGCTCCTGGGCTCTACGGTGCTGACGGCTCCGGCGCTGGCCGGATGGGCGGCGTCGCAGGCACAGCAGAACGCCACGGCACCGGCCGTTTCCCCAGCCGTTTCCATGGTGCAGGACACGCCGGCCAGCTTCGCCGACCTCGCGGCCAAGGTCAGCCCGGCCGTGGTCAACATCGCCGCCACCCAGGAGGCCAAGGCCGAAACCCGGACCCAACGCGGTCCGGCCATCCCCGGCTTCCCGCCCGGCACCCCGTTCGAGGAGTTCTTCCGCCAGTTCCAGGACCAGATGGGCCGGAATGGCGGACCCAACGGGGGGCCGGACGGCGACCAGGATCAGGACCAGGGGCCGCGCGGCAAGACCGGGGCGCTTGGCTCCGGCTTCATCATCGATCCGGCCGGCTATGTCGTGACCAACAACCACGTCATCGACGGCGCCAGCGAGATCACCGTCACCCTGCAGGACGGCACCGCCATGCCGGCGAAGCTGATCGGCCGCGACGCCAAGACCGATCTCGCCCTGCTGAAGGTGAAGTCGGACAAGCCGCTGCCCTCGGTCGACTGGGCGGACAGCGACAAGACGCGCGTCGGCGACTGGGTGATGGCGGTCGGCAACCCGTTCGGGCTGGGCGGCACCGTCACCAAGGGCATCGTCTCGGCCCGCGGCCGCGACATCCACAGCGGTCCCTACGACGACTACTTCCAGCTCGATGCCGCCATCAACCGTGGTAATTCGGGTGGTCCGACCTTCGACCTCAGTGGCCGGGTGATCGGCATCAACACCGCCATCTACTCGCCCAACGGCGGCTCGGTCGGCATCGGATTCGCCATTCCGTCCAACCTCGCCAAGGAGGTGGTGGCCCAGTTGAAGGAGAACGGCAAGGTCGAGCGCGGCTGGCTCGGCGTGAAGATCCAGGAGGTGACTCCGGACATCGCCGACAGCGTGGGGCTGCCCGGCGCCAAGGGCGCCCTGGTGGCCGAGGTGACCGCCGACAGTCCGGCCCAGCGTGCCGGCCTGCATCAGGGCGACGTCGTGCTGTCCTATGCCGGCAAGCCGGTCAACAACCTGCGCGACCTGACCCGCCATGTCGCCGATACCAAGGCCGGCGACACGGTGGAGCTGAAGATCCTGCGCGACGGCCGGGAGAAGACGGTGCCGGTGCGCATCGACCGTCTGTCCGAACAGCAGCAGATGGCGTCGGCCGACAGCGACACCGGCAAGGGTTCCGCCGAGCATGAGGAGGTGGCGCCGGTGAAGGGGCTGAAGCTCGCCCCGCTGGACCGGGCGGCGCGCAAGCGGCTGGGCATCGGCGAGGATGTGCAGGGCGTGGTGGTGACCGGGCTGTCCTCCAGCGTCGACGTGCCGGTCCGTCCCGGCGACGTGATCGAGCGGGTTGGCGACACCGAGGTGAAGAGCCCGGCCGACGTCCGTCGTCAGGTGACGGAGGCCGAGAAGGCGGGGCAGAAGGCACTGCTGATGCTGATCAACCGGCAGGGCAACGAGTCCTTCGTCGCGCTGAAGCTGAAGGCTTGA
- a CDS encoding response regulator transcription factor, with the protein MKILVIEDDRQAASYLAKGLKEAGHVVDVANDGKDGLFLAGAEHYDVMIVDRMLPGRDGLSLVQVLRAAGNDTPVLFLSALGSVDDRVKGLKAGGDDYLTKPFAFSELLARIEVLVRRRGAAQPQTRLSVGDLELDLLSRSVKRSGKPIDLLPREFSLLEYLMRNAGSVVTRTMMLENVWDYHFDPQTNVIDVHIARLRQKIDKDFPTPLIHTVRGAGYSLRAAETQGA; encoded by the coding sequence ATGAAGATTCTCGTCATCGAAGATGATCGTCAGGCCGCCAGCTACCTCGCGAAGGGGCTGAAGGAGGCCGGCCATGTGGTGGACGTCGCCAACGACGGGAAGGACGGCCTGTTTCTGGCCGGAGCCGAGCATTACGACGTGATGATCGTCGACCGCATGCTGCCGGGACGCGACGGTCTGTCGCTGGTCCAGGTGTTGCGTGCGGCCGGCAATGACACGCCGGTGCTGTTCCTGTCGGCGCTGGGCAGCGTCGACGACCGGGTGAAGGGGCTGAAGGCCGGCGGCGACGATTACCTGACAAAGCCTTTCGCCTTCTCCGAGCTGCTGGCCCGGATCGAGGTGCTGGTGCGCCGGCGGGGTGCCGCCCAGCCGCAGACCCGTCTGTCGGTGGGCGATCTGGAACTGGACCTGCTGTCGCGCAGCGTCAAGCGGTCCGGCAAGCCCATCGACCTGCTGCCGCGCGAGTTCTCGCTGCTGGAATATCTGATGCGCAACGCCGGCAGCGTGGTCACCCGCACCATGATGCTGGAGAATGTCTGGGACTATCATTTCGATCCGCAGACAAACGTGATCGACGTGCACATCGCCCGTTTGCGCCAGAAGATCGACAAGGACTTTCCCACACCCCTGATCCACACCGTGCGCGGCGCCGGCTACAGCCTGCGTGCGGCGGAGACGCAAGGGGCTTGA
- a CDS encoding HAMP domain-containing sensor histidine kinase, which translates to MKHDGAAASGLHGFVAAGSRLVRATAFRLALLYLAMFVLSVGLILGVVYRTTAGFLEQEIGETIALEVAGLQDHYHNYGLPGLVDVVRTRSAVANNNSIYLLTTAAGVILAGNLSGWPAAVPNASGWTHFKVADYGGVNDRPSTAQAVTFTLPGQFRLLVGRDMSEIDQLRTRMFRSLGWILGATALLGLGGGLLMSRGAMRRIEAINRTTRQIMSGDLSDRVPRFGGGDEMDRLAGNLNAMLDRIERLMTGMRQVTDSVAHDLRTPLTRLRSRIELALLHETEDPEVYRTVLQDTIVEADRLLATFTALLSIAEAESGAKRQDFVPVDLAEVVELAADLYEPVADERGQRLSVDIRGKPVVHGNGQLLAQVVSNLLDNAIKYTPDRGTITLVLDGPAPGRAACIEVGDSGPGIPPEMRDKVLQRFVRLDTARASPGNGLGLSLVDAVATLHGAKLELSDNQPGLKVSLVFPPEARR; encoded by the coding sequence ATGAAGCATGATGGCGCGGCCGCCAGCGGCCTGCACGGCTTCGTCGCCGCCGGGTCGCGGCTGGTGCGGGCCACGGCGTTCCGGCTGGCGCTGCTCTATCTGGCGATGTTCGTCCTGTCGGTCGGGCTGATTCTTGGCGTCGTCTACCGCACAACGGCGGGATTCCTGGAGCAGGAGATCGGTGAGACCATCGCGCTGGAGGTCGCCGGCCTGCAGGATCATTACCACAACTATGGGCTGCCCGGCCTCGTCGACGTGGTGCGGACGCGCAGCGCGGTGGCGAACAACAATTCGATTTATCTGCTGACGACGGCAGCCGGGGTGATCCTCGCCGGCAACCTGTCGGGCTGGCCGGCTGCGGTGCCGAACGCCAGCGGCTGGACCCATTTCAAGGTCGCCGATTATGGTGGTGTCAACGACCGCCCCTCCACCGCTCAGGCCGTGACCTTCACGCTGCCGGGGCAGTTCCGCCTGCTGGTCGGCCGCGACATGAGCGAGATCGACCAGCTGCGCACCCGGATGTTCCGTTCGCTGGGCTGGATCCTGGGGGCGACCGCCCTGCTGGGGCTGGGTGGCGGGCTGTTGATGAGCCGTGGCGCCATGCGGCGGATCGAGGCGATCAACCGCACCACCCGCCAGATCATGAGCGGCGATCTGAGCGACCGCGTGCCGCGTTTCGGCGGCGGTGACGAAATGGACCGGCTGGCCGGCAACCTCAATGCCATGCTGGACCGCATCGAACGGCTGATGACCGGCATGCGGCAGGTGACCGACAGCGTCGCCCACGACCTGCGCACGCCGCTGACCCGCCTGCGTTCCCGCATCGAGCTGGCTTTGCTGCATGAGACGGAGGACCCGGAAGTCTACCGGACCGTCTTGCAGGACACCATCGTGGAGGCCGACCGGCTGCTCGCCACCTTCACCGCCCTGCTGTCGATCGCAGAGGCGGAGTCAGGGGCCAAGCGGCAGGATTTCGTGCCGGTCGATCTGGCCGAAGTGGTGGAACTGGCCGCCGACCTCTACGAACCGGTGGCGGACGAGCGGGGGCAGCGGCTGTCGGTCGATATCCGCGGCAAGCCGGTGGTGCATGGCAACGGCCAGCTTCTGGCCCAGGTGGTGTCTAACCTGCTGGACAATGCGATCAAATACACGCCGGATCGCGGCACCATCACGCTGGTCCTCGACGGTCCGGCTCCCGGCCGCGCCGCCTGCATCGAGGTCGGCGACAGCGGGCCCGGCATTCCGCCCGAAATGCGCGACAAGGTGCTGCAACGTTTCGTCAGGCTGGACACCGCCCGCGCCTCGCCTGGCAACGGGCTGGGATTGAGCCTTGTCGATGCGGTGGCGACGCTGCATGGCGCAAAGCTGGAGTTGAGCGACAATCAGCCGGGATTGAAAGTCAGTCTGGTTTTCCCGCCGGAGGCGCGCCGCTGA
- a CDS encoding AI-2E family transporter, whose product MATSSRPTAYHAAIPGGGATQSEPPARAGRGELAVFTWKVLIVAGVAALGIFLWRISGTLLLIFTGVLFAILLQRLTGYVKRGSGLGHGWSLAIVLLVLILLVGGGIWLMGTSMAAQLGQLQEQVTRAMGMLPDGWRERIMEQGKEWPWMNQLSSFASGLVYVVGDAVVVMFAALYLAASPGVYQRGVVLLVPPRGQKRACEVMEVAGDSLWKWLIGQLVAMAAVGTMIGVGLWLLGIPSALALGIVAGLLEFIPLVGPFLAAVPAILIGFAQSPQDALWVAGLYLVIQQVEGNLITPLLQKRVVDLPPVVTIGAIAAGGVLFGIMGMFLATPIAVVVLVLVNLLYIEDKLGQPRHFPSDHS is encoded by the coding sequence ATGGCGACATCCAGCCGGCCCACCGCCTATCATGCCGCCATACCCGGCGGCGGGGCGACGCAGAGCGAACCGCCGGCCAGAGCCGGGCGCGGCGAACTGGCGGTCTTCACCTGGAAAGTGCTGATCGTCGCCGGGGTGGCGGCGCTGGGCATCTTCCTGTGGCGGATTTCCGGCACGCTGCTGCTGATCTTCACCGGCGTGCTGTTCGCCATCCTGTTGCAGCGGCTGACCGGCTATGTGAAGCGGGGGAGCGGGTTGGGCCATGGCTGGTCGCTGGCCATCGTGCTGCTGGTTCTGATTCTGCTGGTCGGCGGCGGAATCTGGCTGATGGGCACCTCAATGGCGGCACAACTCGGCCAGTTGCAGGAGCAGGTGACCAGGGCGATGGGCATGCTGCCCGACGGCTGGCGCGAGCGCATCATGGAGCAGGGCAAGGAATGGCCCTGGATGAACCAGCTGAGCAGCTTTGCCTCCGGCCTCGTCTATGTCGTCGGCGACGCGGTGGTGGTGATGTTCGCCGCGCTCTATCTGGCGGCGTCGCCGGGGGTGTATCAGCGCGGCGTGGTCCTGCTGGTCCCGCCGCGCGGGCAGAAGCGGGCCTGCGAGGTGATGGAGGTCGCCGGCGACAGCCTGTGGAAATGGCTGATCGGCCAGCTGGTGGCGATGGCGGCGGTGGGTACGATGATCGGGGTCGGGCTCTGGCTGCTCGGCATCCCGTCGGCGCTGGCGCTCGGCATCGTCGCCGGTTTGCTGGAGTTCATCCCGCTGGTCGGCCCCTTTCTGGCGGCGGTGCCGGCGATTCTGATCGGCTTCGCCCAGTCGCCGCAGGATGCGCTGTGGGTCGCCGGGCTCTATCTGGTCATCCAGCAGGTGGAGGGGAATCTGATCACGCCGCTGTTGCAGAAACGGGTTGTCGACCTGCCGCCGGTGGTCACCATCGGGGCCATTGCCGCCGGCGGCGTGCTGTTCGGCATCATGGGCATGTTCCTGGCGACGCCGATCGCCGTGGTCGTCCTGGTGCTGGTCAACCTGCTCTACATCGAGGACAAGCTGGGGCAGCCCAGGCACTTCCCCAGCGATCATTCCTGA
- a CDS encoding MDR family MFS transporter, producing MTETAAHPAQPDQAPTVFTHQEILRVFSGVALAMLMAAMDQTIVATALPTMASQFGGLEMLPWVVTAYLLTSTTTTPIYGKLSDLYGRKRVLQTAILLFLVGSVLCAAAQSMTQLILFRGLQGLGGGGLMSLAFTIIGDVVAPRERGRYQGMIGGVFALASVAGPLLGGIFTETIGWHWIFLINLPLGIAAFAMTRRTLSRLPAGRVRPRIDLAGAALLTGAVTSLLIVATRGEAMGWGSPAALGLLAGGLVMLLVFLWHERRIEEPILPLHLFRRPVVAVATPVVAVSAMVLFAGIVYLPLHLQLVQGTSATVSGLLLLPLVLGMTVGSVGGGRLIAKTGRYKAFPLAGLALSGVMYALLGTLPALAADGLWSTLILVPLGMGLGLVMPVMTVAVQNAVDQRDLGAATASVGFFRSLGGSVGVAVFGAVFNAVVSERLEGAGLSGRAVLEHGAAALASLPAAARGGVVATLEHGFATLFLLAAALAVVSFAMTLFLKELPLRSANPGRPKTAPAAEG from the coding sequence ATGACCGAGACCGCCGCCCACCCTGCTCAGCCCGATCAGGCCCCTACCGTCTTCACCCATCAGGAGATCCTGCGGGTTTTCAGCGGAGTGGCGCTGGCGATGCTGATGGCGGCCATGGACCAGACCATCGTGGCCACTGCGCTGCCGACGATGGCGAGCCAGTTCGGCGGGCTGGAGATGCTGCCCTGGGTGGTCACCGCCTATCTGCTGACCTCCACCACCACGACGCCGATCTACGGCAAGCTGTCGGACCTCTATGGCCGCAAGCGCGTGCTGCAGACGGCGATCCTGCTGTTCCTGGTCGGCTCCGTGCTGTGCGCAGCGGCGCAGAGCATGACCCAGCTGATCCTGTTCCGAGGCTTGCAGGGGCTGGGCGGCGGCGGGCTGATGTCGCTGGCCTTCACCATCATCGGCGACGTGGTGGCCCCGCGCGAGCGCGGGCGCTACCAGGGCATGATCGGCGGCGTCTTCGCGCTGGCCAGCGTCGCCGGACCGCTGCTGGGCGGTATCTTCACCGAAACCATCGGCTGGCACTGGATTTTCCTGATCAACCTGCCGCTGGGCATCGCAGCCTTCGCCATGACCCGCCGCACCCTGTCGCGCCTGCCCGCCGGCCGGGTCAGGCCGCGCATCGATCTGGCGGGGGCGGCGCTGCTGACCGGGGCCGTGACCAGCCTGCTGATCGTCGCCACCCGCGGTGAAGCCATGGGCTGGGGCAGCCCGGCGGCGCTCGGCCTGTTGGCTGGCGGCCTCGTCATGCTCCTCGTCTTCCTGTGGCACGAGCGCCGGATCGAGGAGCCGATCCTGCCGCTGCACCTGTTCCGCCGCCCGGTGGTGGCGGTGGCGACACCGGTGGTCGCCGTTTCGGCGATGGTGCTGTTCGCCGGGATCGTCTATCTGCCGCTGCATCTCCAGCTGGTGCAGGGAACCAGCGCCACGGTGTCGGGCCTGTTGCTCCTGCCGCTGGTGCTGGGCATGACCGTCGGTTCGGTCGGTGGCGGCCGGCTTATCGCGAAGACCGGGCGCTACAAGGCTTTCCCGCTGGCCGGTCTGGCGCTGTCGGGCGTGATGTATGCGCTGCTCGGCACCCTGCCGGCACTGGCGGCGGACGGTCTGTGGTCGACGCTGATCCTGGTGCCGCTCGGCATGGGGCTGGGGCTGGTGATGCCGGTGATGACCGTCGCCGTGCAGAATGCGGTGGACCAGCGCGACCTCGGAGCCGCCACCGCCTCGGTCGGCTTTTTCCGCTCGCTCGGCGGTTCGGTCGGCGTCGCCGTGTTCGGCGCCGTCTTCAACGCCGTGGTGTCGGAGCGGCTGGAAGGTGCAGGCCTGTCGGGCCGAGCCGTTCTGGAGCATGGCGCCGCCGCCCTCGCCAGCCTGCCCGCCGCCGCCCGCGGCGGAGTGGTGGCGACGCTGGAGCATGGCTTCGCCACCCTGTTCCTGCTGGCCGCCGCGCTGGCGGTCGTCTCCTTCGCCATGACCCTGTTCCTGAAGGAACTGCCGCTGCGCTCCGCCAATCCCGGCCGGCCGAAAACCGCGCCGGCAGCGGAAGGCTGA
- the sppA gene encoding signal peptide peptidase SppA translates to MAIVRFFVRLFALIGLLLVVGAVTVVVLAVRHEPTLPDAVVLELDLTKPLAESDDGKIGSLFEHQATLREVLDALDGGRRDPKVKGVLARFGDDSIGFAQTQELRAAIERFRASGRFAVAFAEEYGGAGAGNRSYLLASAFDEVWLQPLGTLGITGLSAELPFARDAFDLLGVQPSFAQREEYKSFAETFTKSGMTPANREMMEALVADLGNQLVDGIAKSRRLAPATVRTAMDKAPLLSKEALDQKFVDRLGYADEARDEALKRAGAGAETVKPADYLSVAGGPNDSGPTIALIHAVGTITGGESGKPTPMGVSAGSETIVKAIEEAAEDPDVRAILFRIDSGGGAVSASEAIRRALVKARQSGKPVIASMGDTAASGGYWIALAADRIVASPATVTGSIGVVAGKFAIGGLTDKLGIHWDGVRGARNAGMWSPLRPFDDSESERLNAIIDDTYANFLQRVAEARRMTPEQARGIAKGRVWTGAQARELGLVDDLGGQEQALTLARTAAGLSADAPVTLAPYPPPKSVTDQILDLVSRKGELVGALAAVAELRPLLAQLRPLLAATQGEGVQARMPSMSLGR, encoded by the coding sequence ATGGCGATCGTCCGTTTCTTCGTCCGACTGTTCGCGCTCATCGGCCTGCTGCTGGTGGTGGGAGCGGTGACGGTGGTGGTGCTGGCGGTCCGTCATGAACCCACCCTGCCCGACGCGGTGGTGCTGGAACTCGACCTGACCAAACCGCTGGCGGAGAGCGACGACGGCAAGATCGGCAGCCTGTTCGAGCACCAGGCCACGCTGCGTGAGGTGCTAGACGCGCTGGACGGCGGCCGGCGCGATCCGAAGGTGAAGGGCGTGCTGGCCCGTTTCGGCGACGACAGCATCGGCTTCGCCCAGACGCAGGAACTGCGCGCCGCCATCGAGCGCTTCCGCGCATCAGGACGCTTCGCCGTCGCCTTCGCCGAGGAATATGGTGGGGCCGGCGCCGGCAACCGCTCCTACCTGCTGGCCAGCGCCTTCGACGAGGTCTGGCTGCAGCCGCTGGGCACACTGGGCATCACCGGCCTGTCGGCGGAGCTGCCCTTCGCCCGCGACGCCTTCGACCTGCTGGGCGTACAGCCCAGCTTCGCCCAGCGCGAGGAATACAAGAGCTTCGCCGAGACCTTCACCAAGTCCGGCATGACCCCGGCCAACCGCGAGATGATGGAGGCTCTGGTCGCCGACCTCGGCAACCAGCTGGTCGACGGCATCGCCAAGAGCCGACGCCTCGCCCCCGCCACGGTGCGCACCGCCATGGACAAGGCGCCGCTGCTGAGCAAGGAGGCGCTGGACCAGAAGTTCGTCGACCGGCTCGGCTATGCCGACGAGGCGCGGGACGAGGCGCTGAAACGGGCGGGCGCCGGGGCGGAGACGGTGAAGCCGGCCGACTACCTGTCGGTCGCCGGCGGCCCCAACGACAGCGGACCGACCATCGCCCTGATCCACGCCGTCGGCACCATCACCGGCGGCGAGAGCGGCAAGCCGACGCCGATGGGCGTGTCGGCCGGATCGGAAACAATCGTCAAGGCCATCGAGGAGGCCGCCGAGGATCCGGACGTGCGCGCCATCCTGTTCCGCATCGACAGCGGCGGCGGGGCGGTATCGGCCTCGGAAGCCATCCGGCGGGCGCTGGTCAAGGCGCGGCAGAGCGGCAAGCCGGTGATCGCCAGCATGGGCGACACCGCCGCGTCCGGCGGCTATTGGATCGCGCTGGCAGCAGACCGCATCGTCGCCTCCCCTGCCACCGTCACCGGCTCCATCGGCGTCGTCGCCGGCAAATTCGCCATCGGCGGCCTGACCGACAAGCTGGGCATACATTGGGACGGGGTACGGGGAGCCCGGAACGCCGGCATGTGGTCGCCGCTGCGCCCGTTCGACGACAGTGAATCCGAACGGCTGAACGCCATCATAGACGACACCTACGCCAACTTCCTCCAGCGCGTCGCCGAGGCCCGGCGGATGACGCCGGAACAGGCGCGCGGCATCGCCAAGGGCCGCGTCTGGACCGGCGCCCAGGCCCGCGAACTCGGCCTCGTCGACGATCTTGGCGGCCAGGAGCAGGCGCTGACCCTCGCCCGCACCGCCGCCGGCCTGTCCGCCGACGCCCCGGTGACGCTGGCGCCCTACCCGCCGCCGAAATCGGTGACTGACCAGATCCTGGATCTGGTGTCCCGAAAGGGCGAGTTGGTGGGCGCCCTTGCCGCCGTGGCGGAACTGCGCCCGCTGCTGGCCCAGCTCCGCCCGCTGCTCGCCGCGACGCAGGGCGAAGGCGTGCAGGCCCGCATGCCGTCGATGTCGCTCGGGCGTTGA
- a CDS encoding peroxidase-related enzyme (This protein belongs to a clade of uncharacterized proteins related to peroxidases such as the alkylhydroperoxidase AhpD.), translating to MPQPDHVMALPLPETPDLDPDMQALFDKCVEKLGFVPNVLQAYSLRPKKLRNFAMLYNELMLGESGLSKLEREMIAVVVSSANHCYYCLVAHGQAVRKLSGDPELGEMLVANHRVAPLEARQRAMLDFAWKLTKEPMSVGEPDREALRAVGFSAEDIFDIADTVGFYNMSNRVATAVDMMPNREYHSQDR from the coding sequence ATGCCGCAACCTGATCACGTCATGGCCCTGCCCCTGCCGGAAACGCCGGATCTCGACCCCGACATGCAGGCGCTGTTCGACAAGTGCGTGGAAAAGCTGGGCTTCGTGCCCAACGTGCTTCAGGCCTACAGCCTGCGGCCGAAGAAACTGCGTAACTTCGCGATGCTCTACAACGAACTGATGCTGGGTGAGAGCGGCCTCAGCAAGCTTGAGCGCGAGATGATCGCGGTGGTCGTCTCCTCAGCCAACCATTGCTATTACTGTCTGGTCGCCCATGGGCAGGCGGTGCGCAAACTGTCCGGTGATCCGGAACTGGGCGAGATGCTGGTCGCCAATCACCGCGTCGCCCCGCTGGAAGCGCGCCAGCGCGCCATGCTCGACTTCGCCTGGAAGCTGACCAAGGAACCGATGTCGGTGGGCGAGCCCGACCGCGAGGCGCTGCGCGCCGTCGGCTTCAGCGCGGAGGACATCTTCGACATTGCCGACACGGTCGGCTTCTACAACATGTCCAACCGCGTGGCGACCGCGGTGGACATGATGCCGAACCGCGAGTACCACAGCCAGGACCGTTAA
- a CDS encoding response regulator produces MTQPKLDLLSVLVVEDSGFIRSVLTATLRTIGIGRVEGVASGADAVRWLEERRAALPPGTAPVDLILSDLVMPEVNGLMLLRWLRFSPKSPDKFLPVLMLSGAADRHYVEQARDLGATDFIAKPFSAQTIASRLLFAIARPRRFVLAKGYFGPDRRRADKPVAMDCRMTSPSEILVVHSASKARGIDRFPVIYFDLPNRLGAKVGLAPRDPVPTLPPEVLAAAEEEILNRAGDYAVWIGAEVEEMGRRIDRLPREPEAVPGLLAQVNRSAHEMRGQGGIFGYPLITHIAKSLYEATRSGLTMVTANEHLLFKAHVDAIKAVMTGRVSGDGGATGQQLLASLEVAKRKYAKATGMG; encoded by the coding sequence ATGACCCAGCCGAAGCTCGATCTTCTATCGGTCCTGGTGGTGGAGGACAGCGGCTTCATCCGCTCGGTCCTGACCGCGACCCTGCGCACGATCGGCATCGGCCGGGTCGAGGGGGTGGCGAGCGGCGCCGACGCCGTCCGCTGGCTGGAGGAGCGCCGTGCGGCGCTGCCGCCGGGCACCGCGCCGGTCGACCTGATCCTGTCCGATCTGGTGATGCCGGAGGTGAACGGGCTGATGCTGCTGCGCTGGCTCCGCTTCAGTCCCAAGAGCCCCGACAAGTTCCTGCCGGTGCTGATGCTGTCGGGGGCGGCAGACCGGCATTATGTGGAACAGGCGCGTGATCTCGGCGCCACCGACTTCATCGCCAAGCCGTTTTCCGCCCAAACCATCGCCAGCCGCTTGCTGTTCGCCATCGCCCGGCCGCGCCGCTTCGTGCTGGCGAAAGGCTATTTCGGTCCCGACCGCCGCCGCGCCGACAAGCCGGTGGCGATGGATTGCCGGATGACATCGCCGTCCGAGATCCTGGTCGTGCACAGCGCGTCGAAGGCACGGGGCATCGACCGCTTCCCGGTCATCTATTTCGACCTGCCCAACCGGCTGGGCGCCAAGGTCGGCCTCGCCCCGCGCGATCCGGTCCCGACCCTGCCGCCGGAGGTGCTGGCCGCCGCGGAGGAGGAGATCCTGAACCGCGCCGGCGACTATGCGGTGTGGATCGGTGCGGAGGTGGAGGAGATGGGCCGCCGCATCGACCGCCTTCCGCGCGAGCCCGAGGCGGTGCCCGGCCTGCTGGCCCAGGTCAACCGCTCCGCCCACGAGATGCGGGGGCAGGGCGGCATCTTCGGCTATCCACTGATCACTCACATCGCCAAATCGCTCTACGAGGCCACCCGCAGCGGCCTGACCATGGTGACCGCCAATGAACATCTGCTGTTCAAGGCTCATGTCGATGCGATCAAAGCGGTGATGACCGGCCGCGTCAGCGGCGACGGCGGTGCCACCGGCCAGCAACTGCTGGCGTCCCTGGAGGTGGCGAAGCGGAAATACGCCAAGGCGACCGGAATGGGGTGA